tattatttataattttcaatctgGTATGAGTGTTTTCTTGATATTGTTTAATAGTATGTGCAGTTTATTAACATTGAGTTTGGGTGACAAACTGCTAATTTGGATGGGGAAACCAATTTGAAGATTAGGACAGCATTGGAAAAGACTTGGGATTACGCGACTCCAGAGAAGGCATCTGAGTTTAAAGgtctgtatttttttattgatttacttGTAATAACAGTTACTGTAAcctttagagtgtgtttggatgaggaaattttgagaatttcaaatttttcaatttaaatttcttcatttctaaaattttgtgtttggataagaaattagatttcttcattttcaaaattttgtgtttggataaggaAATTgactttcttcatttttaaaatttcttattttgataaaataatcaaatgcattctcttttaaaattttatattttaataaaacaattttttaataaaataattatttttttcattaataaattctATGTACTATTTGTCGAGTGTGATATTCCAATAAATATGTACTATTTTAatctatttcaattaaaaatatataatttaactatttaaattattatttcatttacgaCACATTACACCACTCACAACATAAACAATATTTAGTATCATTTCACCTTAGAATGTTATTTAGAAATCTATAGATGAAACTTGTTTTTTTGCCAAAGTCATTGGTCAGTAATGCAATTAcaccaaaaaaaacttagacgaaaataaaatctagtcacAAAATAAGTTCAACTTCCATAATAATTCTGAATTTTTTAATTGCATTAGCTTCAACATAGGAATTCCTTCACATATTTTCTGCAAAAGAAGACATAATGTTAAGTGTCACTAAACAAATCatatttgttaaaacataatttgttatataaaatgaaagataCAAATGTAAAACATAATTATACAACATCAACATACTTGGCATGATATCAAACGTACCTGTAATTTGACATCAAGGCATAAAAGATAAGATGTAATCCTCTTTCTCATCCAATGAAAGAGCTTTTATAATCGCAAACTTAATGGGATTTTCTGTCAACCAATCAATTGCTCTATGTCTAAGTGCACCATTAAAATTAGGTATATTATCTAGCTCACTCACCACTTCATGTACCACTTCTTGAGCTTCTTTTATCTCCATCTTTTTTTTGTTCTCCATCTTCTTCTTAGTCACTTCAACAAATTCTTTCAATGACTCGGCTACTTCTTTCATTGAGAAAATCATCCCTTCTTTCTCTCCACTCTTACTTGGACGAATGTTTTTTCTCGTGGCAGAACTTGATCCCTCTAAGTCAAAACTCACACTATGAATTGCTTCCTCTTCATTTGTTTCTTTGCTCATGATATCATCTGCATCTAATGCATTTTCTGCTCCGAGTCCAATAGCTCTATCCTTTGCACATAGGTCAACAATATCATCCCAATTAGGAATGACTTTGAATCGAAATCGTTTGGCCTCTTCATGtgacttgaaaaaaaatagaagcatgttaataacaacacaaataataactactattgaataaaattaaaagataattggcTACCTTAACATATTCACTccatgcaatttcattttcaacgGTAATCATGTACTTTATGCTATCCCAGTCAAATCCACTTTGACTAAGAATGACACTCACAATTCCATACCATGTTCTCCAAAGCTTAAAACAATTCTTAACATTATCTGCCATGAGGTGAACTCCAAAACGCTTGGACAAAATTTGAGCTGCAGTACTATATGCTACTACTTTCCAATTTCCACCACCTTTATTGCCCAAATTTCTTTGATCTCTAAGCACATCAGCTAGCACACGCTCCATTTCCAAGTTCCATGCGAAGTAACTTCTTGTGTCCTCACTAGACATCTTTCTTTTTCCACTTGACTTGTTCTTCACATTGCTTGATTCCATTTCTctagacaaaaaataataatctcacatatataattacatatatataaaggtgAGACTGtggacaaaggatcaagctgaatgttttgatgatgccaaagtttcacatgcgtctcaaagctttattcaagacaaagaa
Above is a window of Glycine soja cultivar W05 chromosome 12, ASM419377v2, whole genome shotgun sequence DNA encoding:
- the LOC114378908 gene encoding uncharacterized protein LOC114378908 is translated as MESSNVKNKSSGKRKMSSEDTRSYFAWNLEMERVLADVLRDQRNLGNKGGGNWKVVAYSTAAQILSKRFGVHLMADNVKNCFKLWRTWYGIVSVILSQSGFDWDSIKYMITVENEIAWSEYVKSHEEAKRFRFKVIPNWDDIVDLCAKDRAIGLGAENALDADDIMSKETNEEEAIHSVSFDLEGSSSATRKNIRPSKSGEKEGMIFSMKEVAESLKEFVEVTKKKMENKKKMEIKEAQEVVHEVVSELDNIPNFNGALRHRAIDWLTENPIKFAIIKALSLDEKEDYILSFMP